CGCCTTGGATTCGGCCCGATCACTTGCGAATTGACGCAGCCCCAGCCAACCGACGAGTGCCAGCATGAGAACGAGGGAAGCCCACAGCACGGCGTCTCTGACTACGGCTAGGCCCGTCTTTAAGTGCGGAAGGATAGCGATTGCGACGATGATCATCGTCAACGTGGACGTAATGCAGGAGATGACGGTTAGAATCTCATACAGGCTCATCAAACTTTGCCCTTCGGTCGTGACAACGCGCATCCGTTATGAGCTGGGCTTGTTGCGATCCTTCCTCTATTCCTGACCTTATCGGCCGTGTTGAAATCGTCAAGCACTTCATGGGCCGTCAGAATGATCTAGACGAAGAGTGTTTGTTGAGGCGCGCAATTATGGCGGTATGCCAAAGTCTGACGTCTCAGGCGGTCTTGCGGTGGGCGACAAAAAACCGCAGACGCGCAGCCGGTCCGCGTCTGCTGTGATTTCGATGGCGCCATGAATAGCCGTATGGAAAATTTGGCAGCCAAGTCGTTCGGAGATTGATTGGTGGCTGTGGTAGGAAGCAGGATTTCCGCTGCTGATGATGATCCATTCGGGGACGCACCAATCGGCGAACCGATCGGGGCTGCTATTTTGGCTGCCATGGTGAGGTGACAGCAGGACGTCGACGTCGACCAAGTATCGATTCAGTAGACGTTCGAGGCCGCTCTTCTCAATGTCACCTGGTAAGAGAATGGTACGCTGGCAGTAATCGATTTGCAGCACAATACTCATTTCATTGTCAGTAATCACCCGCTCCCCTTCCTGCTGATGGTTTGGCTCGGTATTCACTGGGGGTGGATGCAGTACTTTGACTCGGCAGTTTTCATGTAGAAACAGATCGCCCTCCTGGATCTCGTTCCATTCGACGCCATGTTGGGCTGCTGCGAGATGCAAGCGATGCAGAGCCGGGCGACGTCGGTGCGCATGGGGGCTGGTGTAAATCGCCCGCACGGCAAAACGATCGATGATTTCTGGAACTAAATTGTAGTGATCAAGGTCTGCATGCGAGACGATCACCGAGTCGATTCTGCTGATGCCTCGCGACCAAAGGAGGCGCGAGACGATATCGATTCCAGTTTTTGAGGCCCCGAGTTTGCCGGCATCATAGAGCGTATTTGTTCCATCGGGGAATTCAAGGAGAACACAGCTGCCGTGGCCGACTGAGATGATGGTGCACCGCAATTGCTCCCTCTTTCGACCGTTTGTCAACTTTGCTTCAGCCACAAAGACGATCAGAAAAAAGGTCCCAAACAGTAGCCAAGCACGCCGGGAATTCCGTGCCGTGGGGTGGCAGATAAGTACCATCAAAGCCGAGTAAAATAAACAAATCCAAGAAATGCCCGGGCCCGCCAGCCAGTAGTGACTGCAGGGCCACTCGTCTGCTTTTGCCACGATGCCCAGCAACAGTTGGAGCTGCCATCCGCACAGTGATCCGCTGACGACTGCCAGCGGCGGAAAGAGCACGTGCAAAATCAAAACGCCCAAGGCAGAGTACAAACTAATTGCAATTGGTAGCCATAAGACAACGCTTAGTAGGATTGAAATTGGGCAGAAGATATGAAAGTTTTTTGCAACGAGCGGGAGGGTTACCAGCCAAACCATCGTGCTGGCGAGCAGCATGCTTGCCACTCCCGTTGTGACTCTTCTTCCTAGCTTCCAGCCCATCGAACGACGTCTCCAGATCAAACGATCCAGCGGATCTTGAGGGGGGCCGTTGAACCAGCTTTTTCCTGCGATGGAGAGCGCGGTAACCGCTAAGAATGAGAGTTGTGTGCCGATTTGGAACAGTTCACAAGGGTTTCGGAGTAGGATCACCAGGGCGGCAACGGACAAGCTATTGAAGGGAGCGATTCGACGGTAGTTCAGCCATCCGAAGCAGACGATTTGAATGAGCAAGCAGGCCCTCAGCACCGGAGGTCTTGCCTCCGCAAGAACTGCGTAGCATGCGACCAAAACCATGGTGTAGACGACGTGATGCCGTCCGGGCAACAACCCGACTCGGCTCGCAAACAGAATCAATGAAGCGACGATACCGACGTGGAGGCCAGAGACGACGAGCAGGTGCATCGTCCCGGTACGGAAAAAGCTGTCCCGCTGGTGGGTGGTTAACGAGCCTCGTTGCCCCAGCAGTAAGGCACTCGCGGTTGGGGCTGTCTCGTGGGGCAGATACTGCCGAAGCGTCCAGGAACACCATCCTCGGAAATGTGCCAGCCAGTGTCGAAAGCCGGGAGCATGACGGATCAGGACGACACATTCTGGATGAGGTACTTCGAGTTGGCTCAGTTGTCTCTGGGCTCGAAAGTGTCTTGCGCGATCACGTTCACCCGGATTCTTTGGCGAGGGGATTGCACGTAGTCTACCGGTGATTTGCACATCGTCGCCCGCTCGAATGCCCGTCAATTGTCCGAGTACGGTCACTAATTGGGTTCCTGAGAGGAGCTGTTGGGGGGGGCCGGTGATCGCGTGGGCGCGGACTCGGAATTGGGTGCGAGTCATCGCGATCGGGTCGTCTGGCAGAAAAAAAACGGGACTATTTTCTACTGTTGCGCGGACGGAGATGGGAATTCCTGTCGCGACTAGGTTGCCAGTCGCATATCGGGAAATATCCCGAGTGTCGTAAAAATTCCAATACAGATGATGCCAGCCTGCTCCGCAACAGGCGATTGCTAGCAGGATTAACCCAGTGAACATTTTCGGGGATCGGCAGCTGCCCCAGCCACCCATCAAACTCAGCAATCCAATCGACCAACTCCATTCACACGCGATTTCGAGGCAATAGTCGGCTAAGATTCCCCCGCTGAAGGTGAAAAGCACAACGACCCAGCAACTGGGGCGGGAGAAAAACGGCGAGATCCATCCGTTCGGCATGACAGCACCCTAAAAAGAAGGTGATTTGCGCCGTGCTTTTGGATTTTCATCGATGGATGGAACAATTTGCAAGCTGACTCATGGGAACAAATATCAAGGTTTCATCGTCTTAGATGTTTGAAAGAGTTCTTGACGGGGAGAGACTAACCTCGACACTTAACTTAGGACAGATAGAAAAGTTTCGAGAGGCAAAAAATGTCGAATGGTGAAAACAAAGCGCACACGGCCACCGCTAACCGTATCGCTCAGCTCTTGGGTGCGAGTTACAATTCTGGCGATGGCCACGATATCCAAATTGATGACGTGGTGATTGAGGTTGAGACGACAGCTACCGTGGAGTCGAGGATTGCGCAGCTGGCAACGACCGAGGGTCGAACTTACGTCGCTTTAACCAATAAGGACGGAGTTCGCGAGGCTTTACGTTTAGCGAAGGGAACGAAAGTGGGGGTCATGGATCCCCAGGGGAATATTGTTAAGGAGTCGAATGGTGAGCCTCTCCATCAGCCGCAGGAGTGATTCTTCACAAGGACCGCCGCAACCGTCCGAGAGATTCGCAGCATGTCGATGAATCGAATTTGGAAAGTTGCCGGCGTCAACTTTGATCACTTTCACATGGGGGATTTGTTGCGGATGGTGTTCGACCACCCGCAAGCTGAGATTGTTGGTGTGTGTGACCAGCAATTGGATCGAATGGGCGATGCAATTCGCAACTTCGATATTGGCAAAGATCAAGTCTTTACCGATGTGGATGCTTGTTTGGAGACGACTCGACCGGATCTTGTGATTCTTTGTCCCGCGACGGCAGACCATGCCGAATGGGTTGAGCGGGTGGCACCCCATCAAGTGCACGTGCTGCTTGAAAAGCCCTTTGCCGCTTCGATTGCGGACGCCGATCGGATTGTGGAAGCGATGCGATCGACAGGGCGACAATTGGCGATCAATTGGCCCCTGCGATGGTATGCTTCCCACGTCACGTGTCATCGGTTGATTACCGAAGATCGAATCGGTGATGTACAGGAGGTGCATTATTACGATGGCAATCGAGGCCCCTTGTGGCACGGAGCGGACAAGATTGAACACGAGCCTTCTGCGGCTGAAAAAGATGCGAGCTGGTTTTACAAACACCAGTCTGGAGGAGGTTCACTTCTGGACTATCTGGGGTACGGAACCACTTTGGGTACGTGGTTTCAAGGGAATCGCAAGCCTTTGGAAGTAACCTGTATGACGGACCGCTCTGCCGGTCTTGAGGTCGACGAGCACAGCATCACGATTGCCCGATACGAGCATGGCTTATCCAAGTTTGAAACGCGATGGGGGACATTTACGGATCCCTGGACGCATCAGCCTCAACCCAAGTGTGGATTTGTGGTCAAGGGTAGCGAGGGAACAATCAGTAGTTACGACATGGAGTCGCAGGTTCGTCTGCAAACGCGAGCGAATCCAGCAGGAGAAGATGTTTCTGCGGAGGCTTTGGTCGCACCATTTTCGAATCCAGTTGAGTATTTTCTTCATTGCCTCGAGCGAGAATCAGCGATTGCTGGCCCGCTATCAGCCGACGTTTCTCGTATTGGACAGCAGATCGTTGATACGGCGTTTCAAAGCGCCGAACACGGACGCACGCTCAAGCTACTGAACGCTTGAGTGATCACCGGAAAGTCGATTCAGAAGGCGGTTCCAGATGGGGTCAGAAGATTCTTCGTATGGTCTGAGTCACGTTCCTGACGCTGAGGCTGTTCGTGGCCCTGAACTGGACTATCTACCGACGATGCCGACGGACTATCGGCCGAAAATTGGCTTGATTGGTGCCGGAGGGATCAGCGAATATCATCTCCGTGCCTACCAAGTTATGGGCTTGGACGTCGTTGCGATTTGCGACCTGGACGAATCCCGGGCGATTGCTCGACGCGATGCGTTCTATCCAGACGCAATGGTGACTGATGATTATCGTCGTGTTTTGGCGATCGATGAAATTGAAGTCGTCGACATAACAACGCATCCGATCGAACGTGTCCCGATTCTGGATGCTGCTTTAAAAGCCAGGAAGCACGTTCTCAGTCAGAAGCCGTTTGTCGAAGATCTCGACGATGGAGAGCGTTTGGTCGAGTTAGCCGAGCAGCAGGGAGTTAAATTAGCGGTCAATCAGAATGGGCGTTGGGCGCCGCATTTTCGTTACTTGACGTTAGCGGTTCGGCATGGCGTGGTGGGAACGGTCTCGTCAATCGACTTCGCGATGCAGTGGGATCATACCTGGACCGCCGGGACGACGTTTGAGGAAATACACCATCTGTTACTCTACGATTTCGCCATTCACTGGTTCGACATTGCGACGGTCCTGATGGAAGGACAAGAACCCGAACGTATCTTTGCAACGGTCAGGCACGCCGATTACCAGCAAGTCAAACCTCCTTTCTTGGCACAAGCCGTTGTCGACTTTCCTACGGCCCAAGTCCATCTCGGTCTTAATGCTCACGTTGTTTGGGGGCAGGAAGATCAGACCACCATCGTTGGGCAAGCAGGGACCCTGCGAGCGACAGGTCCAAGCTTGAATGAGCAGCGCGTGCAACTTTGGACAGAAGCGGGGTACTCCCCGATTCAGTTGGCAGGTTGCTGGTTCGAAAATGGTTTTCAGGGCACCATGGGTGAGTTGCTGTTGGCGATCGAGCAAGATCGTGAGCCTGAAAATTCGGCACGGTCGGTACTCAAAAGCTTGGAACTTTGCTTTGCTGCTTTGGCGAGTGCAGATCGGGGTGAGGCGGTGCGACCCGGAGAGGTACGCTGCATCTGAGCCAATCGCTATCTGAGCCAATCGCTAGCGCAAAAAAAAACCCACATTGAGTTGTGGGTTTCCCAACTGGGTTGTCTTCAGGGATTAGTTACCGAAGCCGTTGTCTTCGAGTTTGGAGTCAATTCCACCCCAAAGACCGCCCGTCTCTCCGCCTACGACGCCGATTGCCGCAATGATAGCCATCAAAATGAGGGCCAGTAACACAGCATACTCGACCGCCGTCGCAGCATCTTCATCGCGACAAAGGTTTAGGAGCTTGCGAATCATGTTTGCGTATTCAGTGATGGGATGATGTGATTGAAAGACCTTCGTTCTGAGCCTCTGTAAAAATTCTAGTATCCGTCGCCGATCGATGCGCGAAATCGAGACTAGTGAGCTGGGAAATTCCCGAGTAGCTCCATTTTGATTCCTATGATCCGCACAACTAGGGCCACGACCGGCAACAGGAACAGGCAGAAGAAAACACTGCAGCCGAGTCGTGCGAAGCCAAATGTTGATCGCGCTTGGCTCTCTTCGTCTTTTTTCTTGACTTCTCGGTCGTGCCGTCCCCGATCGTAACCGACTGCGTAAGCCTTGACCGAGCCTTCTTTTTTTCCGTCGCGATGCCCCTTATCAAAGCCAGAACGCTTCCCAGCGGAAAAGCCAAGTTGGTAGCCTGCAAGCATGCCAACTGTTGCGATGATGACAATTACGGCGATCAGAGTCGACGACATCGGATGTCTCCGTGAAATGCCCAAGAAAAAGCAATTCGCGGATTCTAATCTTGAGCCGATCGAGTCGTAAACGTTGGTTTGATGCCAAAAGGCAACCATGCTGCCTGCGCTAGATCAGGTCCTGAGGCCGCTTGCGACGACGTTGGCGGCCACATTCCTGGCAAATCCCCGAAATGATCAGACGGTGCCCGGTCACTCGAAATCCGTGCTCGCGAGCCACTCGTTCGCGAAGTTCCTTGAATTCTTCGCTGCGAAATTCGATCAGCTTGTTGCACTTTTGACAGAGGAGGTGGTCGTGCTGTGGGTAGCCGTAGTCGTGTTCGTAGACGGCTCGCCCACCAAGTGTCATTTGCCGAAGGAGGCCAGCGTCGACCAACTCGCGAAGCGTTCGATAAACGGTCGGCCGGCTGACACGTTGTGGGGTTGAGATCCGTGACAATTCATCAATCAGATCTTCCGCGTCGAAATGCTCGTGTCGCTTAAATACGTGCTCCATCAAGCTTCGTCGCTGTTGTGTAAACCGCTTGCCTTTGCTTTGAAGGTATTCTTCAAAACGTTCCATCGGCGATAGGGCAACCTGAACGGTACCGAGTGAAAACTGCGTCATCTACCGGCTCGTTTCTCCGAATTGGCACTGTTGAATCGGGTTGGGTAGGCTGAATCGTGAGATTGATCACCTCGCACCCCCACCTCTATCTTGCGATATTCGAGGTGAAATCGCTACTGCTCAATTCTAGTTTTGTGCCAGAAGACCGCAAGAGACGGTTCTCGTGATTGGGAACCGCTGGGCAGAATCGTCTGGCCAACGACCATCCCTGGCGCCGGCCGACACATGATTGGTATCGATTGGGTTAGCCAATTTCGTCGAGAAGTTTTCCGACGGCTAAATCCAGTTTTTCATCGGTTTCGTAGCTTCCTGCCGCGATTTCCGCTCGAATTTCCGTGACTCGGTCGGCACGGATATCCGCCACGCTGTGGACTTGGCTTACCATATCAGCCTCTGCCGAAATATCGACTTGGTCGATATTCTGAACATCATCAGCAGTGGCTTGCGGCTCGATCGCTCTCGCCCGATGAGGCGCTTTGATCGATTGTGGGCCATCAATATGACCGGGGCCGTTAATTTCCATGACGCTTCTCCCCCAAATTGCTTGTGAATCTGGTGCTTGAACTTAGGTTTCGAATTGACCGTTTCTTGGTTGCGACCTGTTGCGAATCAGCAAAATCGCTTCGATATTCTTATCCCGCTTATCCGCATTTCGCGAGCGCGATAAACCAGGAGCTTCGATCTCAGAGCCTTGAAATTCGCTCTCGAGTCGGGTCGCGGTCCGTGTCAAAGAAAAGCGTTCCGTGCGTCAGACGTGACAATCGCGAGGACCAGAGTGAAGTCAGGATACGGTATCGGCCAATTTGCTGAATCGCATCGACAAAAGTTTTACTCGGCCTCTTGGTGCGGTTATCGCATCTCTCGGCAACTGTAGCAACTTTGCGGGATCGCGGTATCGAAAGCGAAATAACCTCCATGTTGATTCTTAAAAGATCGCGGGTTAGCACCAGTTTGCTGTCTGTTGTTGTGCATTTGGCACTTTTTTCGACGACTGGCGTCGCGCCGTGGTCCGTGGCGCCTTGTCATGCTGATACGTGTCGGTTCATCAACTGGTTCATCAGGACCCTTCTATTAAGACTGGTCCGTTTGAACGTCACATCCGGTCAGTGAGTCATTCCGTCTGATCGGCGCGTGAGCCGGAGTATAGGAAATCACGTCCTGACTCACAATGTCAGCCAGGTCGCGTCTCGTCGGGGATACTGGCATGGGGTTGCTATCGGGTTATTGCTGGCAATAAAGAAAGTAACGGATTTTTGGCGGCCTGCCCGAGGGGAAAAACGCGTTGTTTTTGAAGCCGATTTTAACGAATGCAGGTACCTACCGACTTTGGGGGAGGTGAACCTCGAACTGCTCGCAGGTTTCTACGTAATGACTATGATGATTAGTAAGGGAAAGCTATCGCGCGAGGGATTCGTCGATGTTGCCCGCTTGGGATGGCACAGCGTTTCAGGAGGCATTCTAAATGGCACATGAAACACCAGAATCTTTGTTACTCGTTTTATCAAAGGGAGCCGGGGGAAGCCGACTGGCTGTCGATTTGGAGTCTTTTTTGCAATTCAACGCGGAAATTGACCAGGATTTGGACAATCTGTTGGACCGTTGGGCGGATTTTGCCACACCTTCGTCGATGCGAGAGGGGAGTTGGCGGAGTCGCGAGATGTAATTTGACCGTCGCCCGAGACTCAAAAGTAGGTGACTGGTTCCTGCGGCGAACTGCCAGATTCCTGCGGCGAACTGCCAGAGATGATTGTTCTTGAACAACTCTTCCGATCGGCTGATTGCGGCCGATGGGATCTTTTTTGACTTTTGGGTGGCATCGTCACTCCACCCTCCTCCGATCAATCGTAATGGTCTCTCTCGGTGATTGACGACGCTTGTCGCTTGGCTTTCGAGTTTCGGTCAGCGATCGACTCTGCTGGGGGACCTGCTATTTTCGACGTGCAAACAGATCGACTTCAACCCAGAATGGATGCAACCGATCGACCCGCGTTCGTGCGTCTTCGAGCATTGTTTGGATGTCTGGGCTTAAGTTGTGATTTCGTGTTTTGCCGTTGAATGTGATGGCAACGCGGCGGCTTAAATCGATCCATTCGGGGGCGAGCCAGAGGGTCGCTTGTTTTGCTCCCGTTTTGACTCCCACCTTGTTATTGGTATAGACGCGAAATGAGATATTGGTGGGGCGAGTGGCTCGCGGCGGTGGCCACTGGAGCGGTGACACCACCGATCGCTCAGGGAGCTGTGACATCTCGAGGCACCAGAAGAAACTATCGCTCTCCCGCATCGAAACGCATTCGAATTCACGACGGTAGAAATCTCGGCGGTGAAGTCTCATCCAGTCGAAGATTCGGTGGATTTCATCGTAAAAATGCTCGTGGCCACGGCCAATGTATTCCACGAGCGTCGTGTCAAATTTAGGACGGGTCATGTAACGGTCGATGTCGCGACCATTCATTGTCATTTTGTCGCCATCCAGCTCGCCAGAAACGAGGTAGAGTGGCACATATTTGGCGTTTTCCCAGTATTGCGAGATGTATTTTGGTGAATTGTTGCCGTAATCGGCAACAGCAACGATCGGGATCACACCTGCCCAAAGGTCGGGATGTGACAGGCCGATGTCCCAGGCCGCGTCTCCCCCGATTGAATGGCCGCTGAGAAACACCCGATCAGTGTCGATGGCGAAACGCCGGGCCGCGTCCCGAAGGCTTGCCAGCACCGCACCATGTTCGCGTGAGGAGTAGCCGTAGCGACTCTGATTGGGGTGCGTCCAGTGGGGAGCGATCACAATGTATCCGTGTCGTGTTGCCTGCCCGAGTCGAACTTTGTGGGTTTTACTGTAAGCGCCAGCCCACCAATCGATTTGCTGGCCGGGAGTTCGCCCTGCCCCGTTGAGTGTGATGATGGTTGGGTAGTTACGATCCGG
This genomic stretch from Pirellulaceae bacterium harbors:
- a CDS encoding ComEC/Rec2 family competence protein, which encodes MPNGWISPFFSRPSCWVVVLFTFSGGILADYCLEIACEWSWSIGLLSLMGGWGSCRSPKMFTGLILLAIACCGAGWHHLYWNFYDTRDISRYATGNLVATGIPISVRATVENSPVFFLPDDPIAMTRTQFRVRAHAITGPPQQLLSGTQLVTVLGQLTGIRAGDDVQITGRLRAIPSPKNPGERDRARHFRAQRQLSQLEVPHPECVVLIRHAPGFRHWLAHFRGWCSWTLRQYLPHETAPTASALLLGQRGSLTTHQRDSFFRTGTMHLLVVSGLHVGIVASLILFASRVGLLPGRHHVVYTMVLVACYAVLAEARPPVLRACLLIQIVCFGWLNYRRIAPFNSLSVAALVILLRNPCELFQIGTQLSFLAVTALSIAGKSWFNGPPQDPLDRLIWRRRSMGWKLGRRVTTGVASMLLASTMVWLVTLPLVAKNFHIFCPISILLSVVLWLPIAISLYSALGVLILHVLFPPLAVVSGSLCGWQLQLLLGIVAKADEWPCSHYWLAGPGISWICLFYSALMVLICHPTARNSRRAWLLFGTFFLIVFVAEAKLTNGRKREQLRCTIISVGHGSCVLLEFPDGTNTLYDAGKLGASKTGIDIVSRLLWSRGISRIDSVIVSHADLDHYNLVPEIIDRFAVRAIYTSPHAHRRRPALHRLHLAAAQHGVEWNEIQEGDLFLHENCRVKVLHPPPVNTEPNHQQEGERVITDNEMSIVLQIDYCQRTILLPGDIEKSGLERLLNRYLVDVDVLLSPHHGSQNSSPDRFADWCVPEWIIISSGNPASYHSHQSISERLGCQIFHTAIHGAIEITADADRLRVCGFLSPTARPPETSDFGIPP
- a CDS encoding Gfo/Idh/MocA family oxidoreductase — protein: MNRIWKVAGVNFDHFHMGDLLRMVFDHPQAEIVGVCDQQLDRMGDAIRNFDIGKDQVFTDVDACLETTRPDLVILCPATADHAEWVERVAPHQVHVLLEKPFAASIADADRIVEAMRSTGRQLAINWPLRWYASHVTCHRLITEDRIGDVQEVHYYDGNRGPLWHGADKIEHEPSAAEKDASWFYKHQSGGGSLLDYLGYGTTLGTWFQGNRKPLEVTCMTDRSAGLEVDEHSITIARYEHGLSKFETRWGTFTDPWTHQPQPKCGFVVKGSEGTISSYDMESQVRLQTRANPAGEDVSAEALVAPFSNPVEYFLHCLERESAIAGPLSADVSRIGQQIVDTAFQSAEHGRTLKLLNA
- a CDS encoding Gfo/Idh/MocA family oxidoreductase encodes the protein MGSEDSSYGLSHVPDAEAVRGPELDYLPTMPTDYRPKIGLIGAGGISEYHLRAYQVMGLDVVAICDLDESRAIARRDAFYPDAMVTDDYRRVLAIDEIEVVDITTHPIERVPILDAALKARKHVLSQKPFVEDLDDGERLVELAEQQGVKLAVNQNGRWAPHFRYLTLAVRHGVVGTVSSIDFAMQWDHTWTAGTTFEEIHHLLLYDFAIHWFDIATVLMEGQEPERIFATVRHADYQQVKPPFLAQAVVDFPTAQVHLGLNAHVVWGQEDQTTIVGQAGTLRATGPSLNEQRVQLWTEAGYSPIQLAGCWFENGFQGTMGELLLAIEQDREPENSARSVLKSLELCFAALASADRGEAVRPGEVRCI
- a CDS encoding Flp family type IVb pilin, which encodes MIRKLLNLCRDEDAATAVEYAVLLALILMAIIAAIGVVGGETGGLWGGIDSKLEDNGFGN
- a CDS encoding transcriptional repressor, with the protein product MTQFSLGTVQVALSPMERFEEYLQSKGKRFTQQRRSLMEHVFKRHEHFDAEDLIDELSRISTPQRVSRPTVYRTLRELVDAGLLRQMTLGGRAVYEHDYGYPQHDHLLCQKCNKLIEFRSEEFKELRERVAREHGFRVTGHRLIISGICQECGRQRRRKRPQDLI
- a CDS encoding flagellar biosynthesis anti-sigma factor FlgM, whose product is MEINGPGHIDGPQSIKAPHRARAIEPQATADDVQNIDQVDISAEADMVSQVHSVADIRADRVTEIRAEIAAGSYETDEKLDLAVGKLLDEIG